The sequence GCACGACCCACTCCTGTCATTCCCTTGGCCCATTTCTGGATCTTCATGCGCCGAAATGATCACTGACAAGAGATAATCCCAGTGCCTGAATTTCTCTGACGGAGCAGAAATCAATGCACCTTCTCGATCATGTTTCAATCGGCGTCCCCGACCTGGATGCCGCACGTCCATTCTACGATTCGATCATGGCGCAATTGGGAGCAGTTAAGGTGTATGACCATCCTGATGCGCTCGGATATGGCGAGCGCTGCACGGCAATAAACGCGAGCTCGACGTACTTGGCAGTGTATTTGGATCCTGGTAGGCTCGATGCGAGCAAGCGGCATTGGTGTTTCAAGGCAGCGTCCCGCAACCAGGTGGACGCATTCTTTGCGGCTGGCCTCGCGGCAGGAGGACGAT is a genomic window of Paraburkholderia sp. PREW-6R containing:
- a CDS encoding VOC family protein, which translates into the protein MHLLDHVSIGVPDLDAARPFYDSIMAQLGAVKVYDHPDALGYGERCTAINASSTYLAVYLDPGRLDASKRHWCFKAASRNQVDAFFAAGLAAGGRSDGDPGLRPDYHCNYYAAFLFDPAGNRIEAVCHTALD